In the Terriglobales bacterium genome, one interval contains:
- a CDS encoding GNAT family N-acetyltransferase produces the protein MQTAIKVVRAGAEDAERIAPLFDAYRQFYKQRSNLAAAKAFLSERLIRSESVIFLALSGEGEREKAVGFTQLYPCFNSVALKPLWILYDLYVAPQARRLGVGKALMDRAQQFAAETKAWGLWLETAVDNIPGQKLYERQGWIRDEEFYRYQKML, from the coding sequence ATGCAGACAGCCATTAAGGTGGTGCGGGCAGGGGCCGAAGATGCCGAGCGCATCGCGCCGTTGTTCGATGCCTACCGTCAGTTTTACAAGCAGAGGTCGAACCTGGCTGCGGCCAAGGCGTTTTTGTCGGAGCGGCTGATCCGGTCCGAGTCGGTTATTTTCCTGGCTCTGAGCGGCGAGGGAGAACGCGAAAAGGCGGTTGGGTTCACGCAGCTCTATCCGTGCTTTAACTCGGTGGCGTTGAAGCCGCTCTGGATCCTGTACGACCTGTATGTCGCACCGCAGGCCAGGCGGCTCGGCGTCGGCAAGGCGTTGATGGATCGCGCACAGCAGTTCGCCGCCGAGACCAAAGCCTGGGGGTTGTGGCTGGAAACTGCGGTAGACAACATTCCCGGGCAAAAGTTATATGAACGCCAAGGGTGGATACGGGACGAGGAGTTCTACAGGTATCAGAAGATGCTGTAG
- a CDS encoding nucleoside transporter C-terminal domain-containing protein, translating to MGRFTGILGLLTMLGLAFAFSTNRRRINPKTVAWGLGLQFAFALFVLRVEIGRTIFQKLGDAVNKLLSYSFAGSEFVFGELGKKTSHLGFYFAFQVLPTIIFIAAFFAVLYHFGVMQFIIRQAARVMTRFMGASGVESLNVAASIFMGQTEAPLTIRPYLPNVTRSELMTIMTSGMAHVSGGIMGAYILFGIEAKHLLSAVIMTAPGTILISKMLVPETETPLTAGEVKLVDVEKSENALGAIAKGTLDGLNLALNVGAMLISFLALIALSNGILGGIHNGLAHIGFPWFPTSLEQVFGTLFAPIAWVIGVPWRDCPVIGNLLGTRMVINELVAFSLLAPQRAGLDPRSFTIATFALCGFANFSSIGIQIGGIGALAPNKRGELAKLGIRAMLAGTMANLMSASIAGMLL from the coding sequence ATGGGCCGATTTACAGGCATTCTCGGGCTGTTGACCATGCTCGGGCTGGCCTTTGCATTCTCTACAAACCGGCGCAGGATCAATCCGAAGACCGTCGCCTGGGGACTGGGATTGCAGTTTGCTTTTGCGCTGTTTGTTCTTCGGGTGGAGATCGGGCGCACTATATTTCAAAAACTCGGCGATGCGGTAAACAAGCTGCTGAGCTATTCATTCGCCGGGTCGGAATTCGTTTTTGGTGAGCTGGGGAAAAAGACATCGCACCTGGGTTTCTATTTTGCCTTTCAGGTGCTGCCCACCATCATCTTTATTGCCGCATTTTTTGCGGTGCTCTATCACTTCGGGGTAATGCAGTTCATCATTCGTCAGGCGGCGCGAGTGATGACGCGCTTCATGGGCGCGAGTGGGGTGGAGTCGCTGAACGTGGCGGCCAGCATCTTCATGGGGCAAACCGAAGCGCCCTTAACCATCCGTCCGTATTTGCCCAACGTGACGCGGTCGGAATTGATGACCATCATGACCAGCGGGATGGCGCACGTTTCCGGCGGGATCATGGGTGCGTACATTCTGTTCGGAATCGAAGCCAAGCACCTGTTGAGCGCGGTGATCATGACGGCGCCAGGTACCATTCTGATTTCGAAGATGCTGGTGCCGGAAACGGAAACGCCGCTTACCGCGGGCGAGGTGAAGCTGGTTGATGTGGAAAAAAGCGAAAATGCCCTGGGCGCAATTGCCAAAGGCACGCTGGATGGGCTGAACCTGGCGCTGAATGTGGGCGCGATGCTGATTTCCTTTCTCGCGCTTATCGCGCTCAGCAATGGCATTCTGGGCGGCATTCACAATGGGCTGGCGCACATCGGTTTCCCGTGGTTCCCAACCAGCCTGGAGCAGGTCTTCGGCACTCTGTTCGCGCCGATTGCGTGGGTGATCGGCGTGCCATGGAGGGACTGCCCGGTAATCGGCAATCTCCTGGGCACGCGCATGGTGATCAACGAACTTGTGGCGTTTTCTCTTTTAGCCCCGCAGCGGGCGGGCCTGGATCCGAGATCTTTTACTATTGCAACCTTTGCGCTATGCGGATTTGCCAACTTCAGCTCGATAGGAATTCAGATCGGCGGCATCGGCGCATTGGCGCCCAATAAGCGGGGGGAGTTGGCGAAATTGGGTATACGCGCCATGTTGGCGGGCACCATGGCCAACTTGATGTCGGCTTCGATCGCGGGAATGCTGTTGTGA
- a CDS encoding thymidine phosphorylase: MSAPLARKAIAAGGASSKKNASSKSSGDSSASSQSSIRVADVIRKKRDGGELSRREIEYLINGYTRGEIPDYQVAAWLMAVVLRGMTPSESAALTEVMLHSGEVLDLSAIHSKKVDKHSTGGVGDKTSLVIAPVVAAAGLAVPMISGRGLGHTGGTLDKLEAIPGFNVNLALSDFRRVLDACGCAMIGQTAEIAPADKKLYALRDVTGTVESPYLICASIMSKKLAEGIDALVLDVKTGSGAFMKKEEDAVFLAQLMVETGDRMGKKVVALITDMDQPLGHYVGNALEVVECIDVLRGNGPEDLRELCLHLSGWMFYLGGRSESVAEGNKIAAQVIASGKAWERFREMARLQGGDVATIDDPARLPRARGHVDVRSPKSGFVSAIQCEQVGTASVLLGGGREKKEDTIDPAVGLVLHKKVRDQVTAGEPLVTIHYNSEDRLAAARKLIEQSYLIADAPSSVSRPLIHRVVAATSAKDSSLTKKVH; the protein is encoded by the coding sequence ATGAGCGCCCCTCTGGCACGCAAAGCTATTGCCGCCGGCGGTGCCTCTTCCAAGAAGAATGCTTCCAGCAAATCTTCGGGCGATTCTTCTGCGAGCTCGCAATCGAGCATTCGAGTCGCGGATGTCATCCGCAAGAAGCGCGATGGTGGCGAGCTGTCGCGCAGGGAAATTGAATATCTGATTAACGGATACACGCGCGGGGAAATTCCTGACTATCAGGTGGCGGCGTGGCTGATGGCGGTGGTGCTACGGGGGATGACGCCGTCGGAGTCGGCAGCGCTCACCGAAGTGATGCTGCACTCCGGCGAGGTGCTTGACCTCTCGGCAATTCATAGCAAGAAAGTTGATAAGCACTCAACGGGCGGCGTGGGGGACAAGACTTCCCTGGTGATTGCACCTGTGGTCGCGGCGGCCGGGCTAGCTGTGCCCATGATCAGTGGCCGTGGCCTTGGACACACGGGCGGAACACTGGACAAGTTGGAGGCGATCCCCGGATTCAACGTGAACCTGGCGTTAAGCGATTTTCGTCGGGTTCTGGATGCGTGCGGCTGCGCCATGATAGGGCAAACTGCCGAGATCGCACCCGCCGACAAGAAGCTCTACGCGCTGCGCGACGTGACCGGAACGGTGGAGAGTCCCTACCTGATTTGCGCTTCCATCATGAGCAAGAAGCTGGCCGAAGGAATTGATGCACTGGTGCTCGACGTAAAGACCGGCTCGGGCGCGTTCATGAAGAAAGAAGAAGACGCGGTGTTCCTGGCGCAGCTCATGGTCGAGACCGGCGACCGCATGGGAAAGAAAGTCGTTGCGCTCATCACCGACATGGACCAGCCACTGGGCCACTACGTCGGTAATGCGCTTGAAGTGGTGGAATGCATTGACGTGCTGCGCGGAAACGGGCCGGAGGATTTGCGGGAGTTGTGCCTCCACCTCTCTGGGTGGATGTTTTATTTAGGCGGACGCTCAGAGAGTGTGGCGGAAGGAAACAAAATCGCTGCGCAGGTGATCGCATCGGGCAAAGCCTGGGAGAGATTCCGCGAGATGGCACGTCTGCAAGGCGGAGATGTGGCGACAATTGACGATCCGGCGCGACTGCCGCGAGCCCGCGGCCATGTGGATGTTCGAAGTCCGAAGAGCGGATTCGTAAGCGCGATTCAATGCGAGCAAGTGGGCACGGCGAGCGTGCTGCTGGGTGGTGGCCGGGAAAAGAAAGAAGACACAATCGACCCGGCGGTGGGCCTGGTATTGCACAAGAAGGTTCGCGACCAGGTAACGGCGGGAGAGCCGTTGGTAACCATTCATTACAATTCCGAAGACCGGCTGGCAGCCGCTAGAAAATTGATCGAGCAAAGCTACCTGATCGCCGATGCGCCGTCTTCAGTCAGCCGGCCGCTGATTCATCGAGTAGTTGCAGCCACTTCCGCCAAAGACTCTTCGTTGACAAAGAAGGTCCACTGA
- a CDS encoding adenosine deaminase, translating to MARFPIMLKKIIWSQYLFAFLLVTVTFSAAQTATPEQRTGRYLESVRRQPSLLLAFMREMPKGGDLHNHLTGAIYAESFIRWAAEDGLCVDTKTFQLSEGGCDEEGKAQAKAALEDPVLYRQMVDAYSMRDWSSARESGHDHFFDTFFKFDRATRDHVGDMLAEAAAQAADDRLTYLETMFAPDQGRAIRLGSNLHLSGDFDWTKNLDDIRKDLLGSGLEEVVAAGKRNLDEFEARMREDLHCGKPNAEPGCGVTVRYLYQVLRGLTPQQVFAQILTGFEMAQADPRVVGFNLVMPEDWHVPMRDFDLHMHMIDGLRKFYPRVHISLHAGELAPGLVPDDGLRFHIRESVEIGHAERIGHGVAVMHERNPIGLLREMATRNVMAEICLTSNDVILNVRGQEHPLPMYLKYGVPVALATDDEGVSRSDMTREYIRAAETYDLSYSQLKRMARTSLEHSFLPGASLWSDGQEFRRVAACAGDSPSQKASAGCGNFLAGSEKARVQWKEEGEFDKFERQY from the coding sequence ATGGCGCGCTTCCCGATCATGCTGAAAAAAATCATCTGGTCCCAATACTTATTCGCTTTTCTGCTAGTAACCGTAACGTTCTCAGCGGCGCAGACTGCCACTCCGGAGCAGCGGACGGGGCGGTATCTGGAGTCGGTTCGGCGCCAACCTTCGCTGCTGTTGGCGTTCATGCGCGAGATGCCTAAAGGCGGCGACCTGCACAACCACCTCACCGGCGCGATCTACGCGGAAAGTTTTATTCGTTGGGCGGCCGAGGATGGCTTGTGCGTGGACACCAAGACATTTCAGCTCTCCGAGGGAGGGTGCGACGAGGAAGGCAAGGCGCAGGCCAAGGCGGCGCTGGAGGACCCCGTGCTTTATCGGCAGATGGTGGATGCCTACTCGATGCGCGACTGGAGTTCGGCGCGGGAGTCCGGTCACGACCATTTTTTCGATACGTTCTTCAAGTTCGATCGCGCCACCCGCGATCACGTTGGCGACATGCTGGCCGAGGCTGCCGCGCAAGCGGCTGATGACCGGCTGACATATCTCGAGACCATGTTCGCGCCCGACCAGGGCCGAGCCATACGGTTGGGTAGCAATTTGCATCTGAGCGGCGACTTTGACTGGACCAAGAACCTGGATGACATTCGCAAAGACCTGCTGGGAAGCGGACTCGAAGAGGTCGTCGCCGCGGGAAAAAGAAATCTGGATGAATTCGAAGCGCGCATGCGAGAGGACTTGCATTGCGGTAAGCCGAATGCCGAGCCAGGATGCGGAGTGACCGTGAGGTATCTGTATCAGGTCTTGCGTGGGCTTACGCCGCAGCAGGTATTTGCGCAAATATTGACCGGCTTTGAAATGGCGCAGGCAGATCCCCGGGTAGTAGGTTTCAACCTGGTGATGCCGGAGGATTGGCACGTCCCCATGCGGGATTTCGACCTGCACATGCACATGATTGATGGGCTGCGGAAATTTTATCCGCGAGTGCACATCAGCCTGCATGCCGGCGAACTGGCGCCCGGGCTAGTGCCTGACGACGGGCTGCGGTTTCACATCCGTGAGTCGGTCGAAATCGGCCACGCGGAACGCATTGGACATGGAGTGGCTGTGATGCACGAACGCAATCCCATTGGCCTGCTGCGCGAGATGGCAACCCGCAACGTGATGGCGGAGATTTGCCTCACCAGCAACGATGTTATTTTGAATGTGCGCGGGCAGGAACACCCTCTGCCCATGTACTTGAAATATGGAGTGCCGGTGGCGCTGGCCACGGATGATGAAGGCGTATCGCGGTCGGACATGACGCGTGAGTATATCCGCGCTGCCGAAACTTACGATCTGAGCTATTCCCAACTCAAGCGAATGGCGCGCACCAGCCTGGAACACAGCTTCCTGCCGGGCGCGAGTTTGTGGAGTGATGGTCAAGAGTTTCGGCGGGTCGCGGCGTGCGCAGGAGACAGTCCGTCACAAAAAGCCTCAGCAGGGTGCGGGAATTTTCTGGCTGGCAGCGAAAAGGCGCGCGTGCAATGGAAGGAAGAAGGCGAGTTCGATAAGTTCGAGAGGCAGTACTGA
- a CDS encoding PPOX class F420-dependent oxidoreductase gives MPAIPEKYADLFKKKAFANLATVMPDGSPQVTPVWVDYDGKHVIFNSAEGRQKDKNLRRDPRVALSIVDPDNPYRYLQIRGKVSEITKKDADKHIDKLAKKYLGVDKYPYAQPGEVRVLYKIAPEKTQTMG, from the coding sequence ATGCCAGCAATTCCCGAGAAATATGCCGACCTCTTCAAGAAGAAAGCTTTTGCCAACCTTGCGACGGTGATGCCGGATGGCAGCCCTCAGGTCACACCAGTGTGGGTTGATTACGATGGCAAGCACGTAATCTTCAATTCCGCCGAGGGCCGGCAGAAGGACAAAAATTTGAGGCGCGACCCGCGCGTAGCGCTCTCCATCGTGGATCCCGACAATCCCTACCGGTACCTGCAAATTCGCGGCAAAGTTTCCGAGATCACCAAAAAGGACGCGGACAAGCACATTGACAAGTTAGCCAAGAAATATCTTGGAGTGGATAAATATCCCTACGCGCAGCCGGGCGAAGTACGAGTGTTGTACAAGATCGCTCCCGAAAAAACCCAAACCATGGGATGA
- a CDS encoding S-adenosyl-l-methionine hydroxide adenosyltransferase family protein produces MTFSFRGNSFLILAVIVALAAVPVAAQQSAPQRPIIVFMTDFGTQDDAVPICKGVMLGIAPEVRIIDLTHQVTPFSIADGARFLFGTTPYYPAGTVFVVVIDPGVGTSRKAIVAKSRRGQYFVLPDNGLMTMVEDRDGIEGAREITNKAWMIGSALSSTFHGRDIFSPVGAHLARGDDWTQVGPELKELVRLPIAAAKVEQRGISGEVIALDGPFGNLITNISGEEFRKLGYEFGDTARIKLGSTEMTLPFARTFGDVPVGKPLLFIDSRGRLSLAVNQRNFAQTYKISPPVPLFISRK; encoded by the coding sequence ATGACCTTCTCTTTTCGGGGAAATTCGTTTCTCATTCTGGCCGTAATCGTCGCACTCGCGGCTGTTCCGGTTGCCGCTCAGCAAAGCGCGCCTCAGCGCCCCATCATCGTATTCATGACGGATTTTGGCACTCAGGATGACGCCGTTCCCATCTGTAAAGGTGTCATGCTTGGCATAGCCCCCGAGGTCCGGATCATCGACCTTACTCACCAGGTCACGCCGTTTTCCATCGCCGACGGAGCGCGTTTTTTGTTTGGCACTACGCCCTATTATCCCGCGGGGACGGTTTTCGTTGTGGTCATCGATCCCGGCGTTGGCACCAGCCGCAAAGCTATCGTTGCGAAGTCGAGGCGCGGTCAATACTTTGTGCTACCCGATAATGGGCTGATGACCATGGTCGAGGACCGCGATGGCATCGAAGGCGCGCGCGAGATCACCAACAAAGCATGGATGATCGGCAGCGCCCTTTCCTCCACTTTTCATGGCCGCGACATTTTCTCGCCGGTTGGCGCTCACCTCGCCCGAGGTGACGATTGGACGCAGGTAGGGCCGGAGCTGAAAGAATTGGTGCGTCTCCCGATTGCTGCCGCAAAAGTTGAGCAGCGCGGAATCAGCGGAGAAGTCATCGCGCTCGATGGGCCGTTCGGCAACCTGATCACCAACATCAGCGGGGAAGAATTTCGTAAGCTGGGTTATGAATTCGGAGATACCGCGCGGATTAAGCTTGGATCAACCGAGATGACCTTACCGTTCGCGCGCACTTTTGGCGACGTGCCCGTGGGCAAGCCACTGCTTTTCATAGATTCCCGCGGGCGCTTGAGTCTGGCGGTAAACCAGAGAAATTTCGCCCAGACTTACAAAATCAGCCCACCCGTGCCATTGTTCATTTCGCGCAAGTAA
- a CDS encoding IS1 family transposase, whose protein sequence is GDQWVFVAMDAETKLVPVFTVGKRTEETTWYFLNDLAERLANRIQLTTDGFVFYQRHVEDTFGGEVDFAQLIKLYGDYGQHGHEHYSPSPIMETISRIRSGDPDPAHICTSHVERQNLTMRMQMRRFTRLTNGFSKKLTNLKAACALHFAHYNFCRVHSTLRITPAMAAGIADEIWGLDRLVPA, encoded by the coding sequence TGGGCGACCAGTGGGTATTTGTGGCGATGGACGCGGAAACCAAGCTGGTGCCTGTGTTCACGGTAGGCAAGCGCACAGAGGAAACCACTTGGTATTTCCTTAATGACCTAGCAGAGCGCCTTGCCAATCGTATCCAGCTAACCACGGATGGCTTCGTGTTCTACCAACGTCACGTCGAGGACACATTCGGCGGCGAAGTGGACTTCGCACAGCTCATCAAGCTGTATGGCGATTACGGCCAGCATGGGCATGAGCACTACTCCCCAAGCCCGATCATGGAGACGATATCCAGAATACGCAGCGGCGACCCCGATCCGGCCCACATCTGCACGTCCCATGTGGAAAGACAGAACCTAACCATGCGGATGCAGATGAGACGATTCACACGACTCACCAATGGCTTTTCCAAAAAGCTAACCAATCTCAAGGCCGCTTGCGCTTTGCACTTCGCCCACTATAATTTCTGCCGCGTTCATTCAACCCTACGGATTACTCCGGCGATGGCGGCTGGTATTGCTGATGAGATTTGGGGGCTAGATCGTCTAGTGCCTGCTTAA
- a CDS encoding purine-nucleoside phosphorylase, whose product MSSEARTHQATDEFSRVEQAAQFVLSKTQLRPKVAVVLGSGLGAFGDEVREPTRVPYQAIPFFPRSTAAGHAGQLVIGKSGEVPVAAMQGRVHLYEGYSAHNVAFPMRVLARMGVKSAILTNAAGGINLEYKQGALVVINDHINLQGHNPLVGENDERFGPRFPDMTRAYHKAYLEIALAEAKRLDLETHQGVYAALLGPSYETPAEIRYLRAIGADLVGMSTVAETIAARQMGVRVLAISCVTNMAAGILDKPLDHREVLETGERVKGQFIALLRAVIPQIARDTE is encoded by the coding sequence GTGAGCAGTGAGGCCAGAACGCACCAGGCAACCGACGAGTTCAGCCGCGTAGAACAGGCTGCGCAATTTGTTCTGAGTAAGACCCAGCTTCGACCCAAGGTAGCCGTCGTGCTCGGCTCCGGGCTAGGCGCGTTCGGCGACGAAGTGCGCGAGCCGACGCGTGTTCCCTATCAGGCAATTCCCTTCTTTCCCCGTTCCACTGCGGCTGGGCACGCCGGACAGCTGGTGATTGGCAAATCGGGAGAAGTGCCGGTCGCGGCGATGCAGGGGCGCGTCCATCTCTATGAAGGTTATTCGGCCCACAACGTGGCATTTCCCATGCGGGTGCTGGCACGCATGGGCGTAAAGTCCGCAATCCTGACCAACGCCGCTGGCGGCATTAACCTGGAATACAAGCAAGGTGCGCTGGTGGTAATCAACGATCACATCAACTTGCAGGGACACAATCCGCTGGTCGGAGAAAATGATGAGCGGTTTGGGCCACGCTTTCCAGACATGACGCGGGCCTACCACAAAGCCTACCTGGAGATCGCGCTCGCTGAAGCCAAGCGTCTGGACCTCGAGACACACCAGGGGGTTTACGCCGCGCTGCTCGGCCCGAGCTACGAGACTCCGGCGGAGATCCGCTACCTGCGCGCAATTGGCGCGGATTTGGTGGGCATGTCAACGGTGGCGGAAACGATCGCAGCGCGGCAGATGGGGGTGCGGGTGCTGGCAATCTCCTGCGTGACCAATATGGCGGCGGGAATTTTGGACAAGCCACTGGACCATCGCGAAGTGCTGGAAACTGGTGAGCGGGTGAAGGGACAGTTCATTGCGCTGCTGAGGGCGGTCATCCCCCAAATTGCGAGGGACACTGAGTGA
- the cdd gene encoding cytidine deaminase: protein MPQVNISGEEQERLLSAARKVMKNAHAPYSKFYVGAAVLLENGKIYSGCNVENASYGMTVCAERCAIFSAVAELGPKNVQIRAVGVTTAADVPAAPCGACRQVIYEFGPEAIIIFRGRNGVQQSHITELLPEGFRL, encoded by the coding sequence ATGCCGCAGGTGAACATTTCCGGCGAGGAGCAGGAAAGGCTGCTGAGTGCGGCACGTAAAGTGATGAAGAATGCGCACGCCCCGTACTCCAAGTTTTATGTCGGCGCAGCCGTGCTGCTGGAGAACGGCAAGATCTACTCGGGGTGCAACGTAGAGAACGCCTCTTACGGCATGACGGTATGCGCCGAGCGCTGCGCAATATTTTCTGCCGTGGCTGAGCTCGGGCCCAAAAACGTGCAGATTCGCGCGGTAGGCGTGACCACCGCGGCAGATGTTCCCGCTGCTCCCTGCGGTGCGTGCCGGCAGGTGATCTACGAATTCGGACCGGAGGCAATCATCATTTTTCGCGGCCGCAACGGCGTTCAACAGTCGCATATCACGGAATTGCTGCCGGAAGGATTTAGGCTGTAA
- a CDS encoding 2-oxoglutarate dehydrogenase E1 component has protein sequence MAQAKIDLEIEPSRAGMGTSGDEEQVFDQFRRWGYLQADLDPLGFLRPQSRPELQLSGAAAQEARRVYCGTIGAEFMHITDPDRRRWIQEQMESTPAAPDQRWILERLIRADLFEHMLQSRYLGTKRFSLEGITAAIPLLDELLEGAAAHDAEEAVIGMSHRGRLNVILHIANRPAEELFAGFEDVDPRSVLGGGDVKYHIGATGEYKTPSGRSIHIHLVSNPSHLEAVDPVVVGRVRAKQTRAGKAGLGRFLPIILHGDAAFAGQGITAETMNFADLNGFSVGGTVHVIVNNLIGFTTVPSELHSARFAADLARRQDIPIFHVNGEDPDAVVRAARMALEYRYRFFSDVVVDVIGYRRHGHSEVDDPTITQPRLYKAIEEHPPLWQIYAEDLGLDPKPEVDRVTAEYGEAQKKAAALKVKPTYRQLPSYWSNYKGGRYKPEYEVDTAVSAEEIAAITETLTTYPADFHVHPKIKRLLQQRQEMGAGKRPVDYGMAEALAFGSLVKQGVPVRFSGQDTKRGTFNQRHAALVDVENEQEYIPLSHISPKQARFEIYNSTLSEAGVLGFEYGYSRDYPETLVLWEAQFGDFANGAQVVIDQFVSAGEDKWGLLSGLVMLLPHGYEGQGPEHSSARIERYLQLAARDNMQVVQPSTAAQYFHLLRRQALRHWRKPLVVFTPKSMLRHPDASSPLQDFSRPRFLPVVPDEEIKNARRLILCTGKIGHELQAERKRRKDQATAIVFLDQLYPFPEAELTRELERHQGAQDILWVQEEPANMGALWYVVPRLRRLAGERHVLTVKRSASSSPATGSAKAHEMEQKTLLTLAFET, from the coding sequence ATGGCACAAGCCAAGATTGATTTAGAGATCGAGCCGTCGCGGGCCGGTATGGGTACGTCCGGTGACGAGGAGCAGGTCTTCGACCAGTTCCGCCGCTGGGGATACCTGCAGGCCGACCTCGATCCGCTGGGTTTTCTGCGCCCGCAGTCCCGCCCCGAGCTGCAGTTGAGCGGAGCGGCGGCCCAAGAGGCGCGCCGAGTTTATTGCGGGACCATTGGCGCTGAGTTCATGCATATCACCGACCCCGACCGGCGCCGCTGGATCCAGGAGCAGATGGAGAGCACACCGGCTGCTCCCGACCAAAGATGGATTCTTGAGCGGCTGATCCGTGCCGACCTGTTTGAACACATGTTGCAGTCGCGCTATTTGGGGACCAAACGGTTTTCTCTGGAAGGTATTACGGCAGCAATCCCGCTACTGGACGAATTGCTGGAAGGCGCTGCGGCGCACGATGCCGAAGAGGCGGTGATCGGCATGAGCCATCGCGGCCGCCTGAACGTAATACTGCACATCGCGAATCGACCGGCGGAAGAACTTTTTGCGGGTTTTGAGGACGTAGACCCGCGCAGCGTGCTAGGCGGCGGTGACGTGAAGTATCACATCGGCGCTACTGGCGAGTACAAGACTCCGAGCGGCCGCTCGATTCATATCCATCTAGTTTCAAATCCCAGCCATCTCGAGGCGGTGGACCCGGTGGTTGTGGGACGGGTGCGGGCCAAGCAGACGCGCGCCGGAAAAGCGGGTCTTGGGCGTTTTCTGCCGATCATTCTGCATGGCGATGCGGCGTTCGCCGGACAAGGCATCACTGCTGAAACCATGAACTTTGCTGACCTGAACGGTTTCAGTGTGGGAGGCACGGTGCACGTTATTGTTAACAACCTGATCGGGTTCACCACGGTGCCTTCAGAGTTGCACTCGGCGCGCTTCGCGGCTGATCTGGCGCGGCGGCAGGACATTCCCATCTTCCACGTGAATGGCGAGGATCCCGACGCGGTGGTACGAGCGGCACGCATGGCCCTGGAGTACCGCTACAGATTTTTCAGCGACGTTGTGGTGGACGTCATCGGCTATCGCCGGCACGGGCACAGCGAAGTGGACGATCCCACCATCACCCAGCCGCGCTTGTACAAGGCGATTGAGGAGCATCCGCCACTGTGGCAAATCTACGCAGAAGATCTGGGCCTCGATCCCAAACCCGAAGTGGACCGAGTCACCGCCGAATATGGAGAGGCGCAGAAAAAAGCGGCGGCCCTCAAGGTTAAGCCGACCTACCGCCAACTGCCGAGCTATTGGAGCAACTACAAGGGCGGCCGATACAAGCCGGAGTACGAGGTAGACACTGCAGTCTCGGCGGAAGAAATTGCCGCCATTACCGAGACGCTGACCACCTATCCTGCGGATTTTCATGTTCACCCCAAGATCAAGCGGCTGCTGCAACAGCGCCAGGAGATGGGCGCGGGCAAGCGTCCGGTGGATTACGGCATGGCCGAGGCGCTGGCCTTCGGCTCGCTGGTGAAGCAAGGTGTGCCGGTGCGCTTCAGCGGGCAGGACACCAAGCGCGGCACGTTCAACCAGCGGCATGCGGCACTGGTGGATGTGGAGAATGAGCAGGAGTACATCCCGCTGAGCCACATCAGCCCCAAGCAGGCGCGATTTGAGATCTACAACTCGACGCTCTCGGAAGCGGGAGTGCTGGGATTCGAATACGGCTACAGCCGAGACTATCCGGAAACGCTGGTGCTCTGGGAGGCGCAGTTTGGCGATTTTGCCAATGGCGCGCAGGTGGTGATTGATCAGTTTGTGAGCGCCGGAGAAGACAAGTGGGGATTACTTTCCGGTCTGGTAATGCTGCTGCCGCACGGCTACGAAGGTCAGGGACCCGAGCACTCGAGCGCTCGCATCGAGCGCTATTTGCAACTGGCGGCACGTGACAACATGCAGGTAGTCCAACCCTCGACCGCAGCCCAGTACTTTCATCTGTTGCGTAGGCAAGCACTGCGCCATTGGCGGAAACCGTTGGTGGTGTTCACGCCCAAAAGCATGCTGCGGCATCCCGATGCCTCTTCGCCATTGCAGGATTTTTCGCGCCCGCGATTTTTGCCCGTGGTACCGGATGAGGAAATCAAGAATGCGCGACGGCTGATTCTGTGCACCGGGAAGATCGGACACGAACTGCAAGCTGAGCGCAAGCGAAGAAAAGACCAGGCGACCGCGATCGTATTCCTGGATCAGCTGTATCCGTTTCCCGAAGCGGAGCTGACGCGGGAACTGGAGCGGCATCAGGGCGCTCAGGACATTTTGTGGGTGCAGGAAGAGCCAGCCAACATGGGAGCGCTCTGGTATGTGGTTCCACGCTTGCGGCGACTGGCGGGCGAGCGGCACGTCTTGACCGTGAAGCGCTCGGCGAGTTCCAGTCCGGCAACAGGATCGGCCAAAGCACACGAGATGGAGCAGAAGACGTTGCTGACGCTGGCCTTTGAAACCTGA